In the genome of Microbacterium endophyticum, one region contains:
- the sucB gene encoding 2-oxoglutarate dehydrogenase, E2 component, dihydrolipoamide succinyltransferase has product MSTSVVLPALGESVTEGTVTRWLKKVGDTVQEDEGLLEISTDKVDTEIPSPVSGVIEEILVEEDETIEVGAVLAKIGDGSSAPQESPAPAQEEPAAEESAPAEQVAEEKTAPVETPSAPAASGGKDVILPELGESVTEGTVTRWLKQVGDPVETDEALLEISTDKVDTEIPSPFSGTLQEILVQEDETIEVGSVLARIGDGAAPAAPAEPAAPAAETAPEAPSTEKPVEVEEAEAPTEEAAPAMAEKAPADTSPAATDASDDGVTYVTPLVRRLASQQGVDLASITGSGVGGRIRKEDVLKAAEAAKTPAATAAAPAPAAPAAAAPVEVSPLRGTTQPMSRLRKVLAERAVASMQATAQLTTVVEVDVTKLSGYRDKVKAEFLEKTGDKLSFLPFFALAAAEALKAFPVVNATVDGDKIVYPASENLSIAVDTERGLLTPVLRDAGDKNIAEIAHEIGDLAARTRNNKLKPDELAGGTFTLTNTGSRGALFDTPVVFLPQSAILGTGAVVKRPGVVTVDGRDAISVRSYVFLALSYDHRIVDGADAARFLSAMKVRLEAAQFEAQLGA; this is encoded by the coding sequence ATGAGCACTTCCGTGGTCCTCCCCGCGCTCGGCGAGAGCGTCACCGAGGGTACGGTGACCCGCTGGCTCAAAAAGGTCGGCGACACCGTCCAGGAAGACGAAGGTCTTCTCGAGATCTCGACCGACAAGGTCGACACCGAAATTCCTTCGCCCGTCAGCGGCGTAATCGAAGAAATTCTCGTAGAGGAAGACGAGACGATCGAGGTCGGCGCCGTTTTGGCGAAGATCGGAGATGGGTCTTCCGCGCCGCAAGAGTCCCCTGCACCTGCGCAGGAGGAACCCGCTGCAGAAGAGTCTGCCCCGGCCGAACAAGTTGCGGAAGAAAAAACTGCACCTGTGGAAACACCATCGGCACCGGCTGCGAGCGGCGGAAAAGACGTCATCCTCCCCGAGCTCGGAGAAAGCGTCACTGAGGGTACTGTCACCCGCTGGCTCAAGCAGGTCGGCGATCCCGTCGAAACCGACGAAGCACTTCTCGAGATTTCAACCGACAAGGTCGACACCGAGATTCCTTCTCCTTTCAGCGGCACACTCCAAGAGATCCTCGTTCAAGAAGACGAGACCATCGAAGTTGGCAGTGTGCTTGCACGTATTGGCGACGGCGCGGCTCCCGCAGCCCCTGCCGAGCCTGCGGCACCGGCTGCCGAAACCGCACCCGAAGCGCCCTCGACGGAGAAGCCCGTTGAAGTTGAAGAAGCAGAGGCTCCGACGGAGGAGGCAGCGCCTGCGATGGCCGAAAAAGCTCCCGCAGACACCTCGCCTGCCGCCACAGATGCATCTGACGATGGAGTCACATACGTGACACCGCTTGTTCGTCGGCTCGCTTCGCAGCAGGGTGTCGACCTAGCGTCGATCACGGGAAGCGGAGTCGGAGGGCGGATTCGTAAAGAAGATGTTCTCAAGGCCGCTGAGGCAGCGAAGACTCCTGCTGCTACGGCCGCAGCACCGGCTCCAGCCGCTCCCGCTGCCGCCGCGCCCGTCGAGGTTTCACCGCTTCGCGGTACCACGCAGCCCATGTCGCGTCTGCGTAAAGTTCTGGCAGAGCGAGCTGTCGCGTCGATGCAGGCAACCGCGCAGTTGACCACTGTCGTCGAAGTCGATGTCACCAAGCTCTCTGGCTATCGCGACAAGGTCAAGGCTGAGTTCTTGGAGAAGACGGGCGACAAGCTGTCGTTTCTCCCGTTCTTCGCCCTTGCTGCTGCTGAAGCGCTCAAGGCGTTCCCCGTTGTGAACGCGACGGTAGACGGTGACAAGATCGTTTACCCGGCCAGCGAGAATCTCTCGATCGCCGTCGACACTGAACGCGGGTTGCTTACTCCCGTATTGCGTGACGCCGGTGACAAGAACATCGCCGAGATCGCTCACGAGATCGGCGACCTCGCTGCGCGCACGCGAAACAACAAGCTGAAGCCTGATGAGCTCGCGGGCGGCACGTTCACGCTCACGAACACTGGTTCGCGCGGCGCGCTCTTCGACACGCCCGTCGTGTTTTTGCCACAGTCGGCGATTCTCGGCACCGGTGCTGTCGTCAAACGCCCCGGTGTCGTGACAGTCGATGGTCGCGATGCGATTTCGGTGCGTTCCTACGTATTCCTGGCACTCTCGTACGATCACCGCATCGTCGACGGTGCGGATGCCGCTCGCTTCCTCTCCGCGATGAAGGTCCGGCTGGAAGCGGCGCAGTTCGAGGCTCAGCTCGGCGCCTGA
- a CDS encoding DUF4191 family protein, which translates to MAARSTAPEKRPGFFSQLKTLYKFTREAYSWLPTVLICILIVGVALGVAVGFLLPPFAIWSVVLWGITGLLAGVLGSMITMTRLSTRAMYRRIDGMPGAAGQVLSTSLGRKWRGNDMPVGINPKTQEAVYRAVGRGGVVIVGEGARGRLTRLINEERSKVKRVASGVPVTVIYVGHADDEVPIAKLAKTVKALPTKIDRSTMSAVIKRIDSVSQSVASLPIPKGIDPSRARAPRPR; encoded by the coding sequence ATGGCAGCTCGTAGTACCGCACCAGAGAAGCGTCCCGGATTCTTCTCGCAGTTGAAGACCCTTTACAAGTTCACTCGCGAGGCCTATTCATGGCTTCCGACAGTGCTGATATGCATTCTCATCGTGGGTGTGGCGCTGGGAGTTGCGGTGGGTTTTTTGCTGCCGCCTTTCGCTATCTGGAGCGTCGTTCTCTGGGGTATCACAGGCCTTCTCGCTGGTGTACTCGGCTCGATGATCACGATGACGCGCCTGTCGACCCGCGCTATGTATCGACGTATCGACGGGATGCCCGGAGCCGCTGGACAGGTGCTGTCAACTTCTCTTGGACGCAAGTGGCGTGGCAACGATATGCCTGTGGGGATCAACCCCAAAACGCAAGAGGCGGTCTATCGCGCTGTAGGGCGCGGAGGCGTCGTGATCGTGGGCGAAGGCGCCCGCGGTCGACTCACACGCTTGATCAATGAGGAACGCTCCAAAGTGAAGCGTGTTGCATCGGGTGTTCCTGTGACGGTCATATACGTCGGTCACGCCGACGACGAGGTGCCCATCGCGAAGCTCGCAAAGACAGTAAAAGCTCTTCCGACGAAAATCGATCGTTCGACGATGAGCGCCGTCATCAAGCGCATTGATTCCGTGTCGCAGTCTGTGGCTTCGTTGCCGATACCGAAGGGTATCGACCCGTCAAGGGCACGCGCTCCACGACCACGCTAA
- the glnA gene encoding type I glutamate--ammonia ligase, which translates to MFKDSSEVLKFIKDEDVQFLDIRFTDLPGVQQHFNIPASTVDEEFFTVGQLFDGSSIRGFANIHESDMQLIPDVSTAYLDQFREAKTLIMIFDIYNPRTGEIYGKDPRQVAKKAEKYLASTGIADTAFFAPEAEFYIFDDVRYGVTQNASFYSVDSEEGAWNTGREEEGGNLANKTPYKGGYFPVAPVDKTADLRDDISLRLIEAGLQLERAHHEVGTGGQQEINYRFDTMVHAADDILKFKYIVKNTAEEWGKVATFMPKPLFGDNGSGMHTHQSLWNGSEPLFYDEKGYGGLSDVARWYIGGLLKHAAAVLAFTNPTLNSYHRLVKGYEAPVNLVYSAGNRSAAIRIPITGTNPKAKRIEFRAPDASGNPYLAFAAQLMAGLDGIKNRIEPHEPVDKDLYELPPEEAKNIPQVPNSLQDSLDALAEDHEFLLAGGVFTKELIETWIDYKIENEIKPLAARPHPFEYELYFGV; encoded by the coding sequence ATGTTCAAAGATTCATCCGAGGTACTGAAGTTCATCAAGGACGAGGACGTTCAGTTCCTCGACATCCGTTTTACGGATCTTCCTGGTGTGCAGCAGCATTTCAACATTCCCGCCTCAACCGTTGACGAAGAGTTCTTCACGGTTGGTCAGCTCTTCGACGGCTCTTCGATTCGTGGTTTCGCAAACATCCACGAATCAGACATGCAGCTGATCCCCGACGTTTCGACGGCGTACCTCGATCAGTTCCGTGAAGCGAAGACGCTCATCATGATCTTCGACATCTACAACCCGCGCACGGGTGAGATCTACGGCAAGGACCCCCGTCAGGTTGCCAAGAAGGCTGAGAAGTATCTCGCCTCCACGGGTATCGCCGACACCGCGTTCTTCGCTCCCGAAGCTGAGTTCTACATCTTTGATGACGTACGTTACGGCGTCACTCAGAACGCGAGCTTCTACTCGGTTGACTCCGAGGAAGGCGCTTGGAACACCGGCCGTGAAGAAGAAGGCGGAAACCTCGCCAACAAGACCCCTTACAAGGGTGGCTACTTCCCGGTCGCTCCCGTCGACAAGACGGCAGACCTTCGCGATGACATCAGCCTCAGGCTGATCGAGGCCGGACTCCAGCTCGAGCGCGCACACCACGAGGTGGGCACCGGCGGTCAGCAGGAGATCAACTACCGCTTCGACACCATGGTGCACGCTGCTGACGACATCTTGAAGTTCAAGTACATCGTTAAGAACACGGCTGAAGAGTGGGGCAAGGTTGCGACCTTCATGCCCAAGCCGCTCTTCGGCGACAACGGCTCCGGCATGCACACCCACCAGTCGCTCTGGAACGGCTCTGAGCCGCTCTTCTACGACGAAAAGGGCTACGGCGGACTCTCCGATGTTGCTCGTTGGTACATCGGTGGGCTCCTGAAGCACGCCGCTGCTGTTCTCGCGTTCACGAACCCGACGCTCAACAGCTACCACCGCCTCGTTAAGGGCTACGAAGCTCCCGTGAACCTGGTCTACTCGGCCGGTAACCGCTCGGCGGCTATCCGCATCCCGATCACAGGCACGAACCCCAAGGCCAAGCGCATCGAGTTCCGCGCACCGGATGCTTCGGGTAACCCGTACCTCGCGTTCGCGGCACAGCTCATGGCCGGCCTTGATGGAATCAAGAACCGCATCGAGCCCCACGAGCCCGTCGACAAGGACCTCTACGAGCTGCCCCCCGAGGAAGCGAAGAACATTCCTCAGGTTCCGAACTCGCTTCAGGACTCGCTCGACGCTCTCGCCGAGGACCACGAGTTCCTGCTCGCCGGTGGGGTCTTCACCAAGGAACTGATCGAGACCTGGATCGACTACAAGATCGAGAACGAGATCAAGCCCCTGGCTGCGCGTCCGCACCCGTTCGAGTACGAGCTGTACTTCGGCGTCTAA
- a CDS encoding RDD family protein, translating into MPQTPAESTYPGERLGLPPHGRRSVGRVGRRIAALVIDWATATILATAFLGYSMYALPSEAGLTQFAPLVVFVIVQILFIPTIGGSPGHRLVGLRVVNARGGWIGLWRPIVRSLLLILIIPAVIWDADQRGLHDKIAGTVVLRW; encoded by the coding sequence GTGCCTCAGACCCCCGCAGAATCCACGTATCCCGGCGAACGATTGGGCCTCCCGCCTCACGGAAGAAGGAGCGTCGGGCGTGTCGGGCGGAGAATAGCTGCCCTCGTTATCGATTGGGCCACCGCGACCATCCTTGCGACGGCATTTCTCGGGTACAGCATGTACGCGCTCCCCTCGGAAGCCGGCCTCACTCAGTTCGCGCCGCTCGTGGTGTTCGTGATCGTGCAGATCCTGTTCATTCCGACGATCGGTGGCAGCCCAGGACACCGCCTGGTGGGCTTACGCGTCGTTAACGCACGGGGTGGATGGATCGGGTTGTGGCGCCCGATCGTGCGCTCGCTTTTGCTCATACTGATCATCCCCGCTGTTATTTGGGATGCCGATCAACGGGGGCTCCACGACAAGATCGCGGGGACCGTCGTGCTGCGCTGGTGA